AGGTTTCGCATTTAACGTAGCTAGACCCATCTCTTTTGCCTTCTTCACCCATTCGTACACCTTCGATCGGTGCATACCGAAAATCTCGCCCACCTCCCTAGGAGACATTCCTTTACGTACAGCTTTTACTGCTTGAAGCCTTATATACTCAAGGGTAGAGTGATCGAGAGAACGTCCATCAGAATTTTTCATAATTTTAGCAATTTCATGTCTTATTTTTTGGTTGGACTAATAATAGATTATTTTTACTTGCTTGTCCCCTAACCAACGCGCAGGTTAGTATCAGAAAGATAACCAATCGCACCATTTATTACACCTACCTTATTAATCATCTCCATCTCATTTCTTACTGTATGAAAGAATGCGGCGTATCCAGTATTTTGTAATCTATCAATGATTTGTTGATAAGAAATAGGGCTCATATTCAAAACATTTCTTACAAAAACCCTATGAGCTGACGAATCTGGCGATAAATTGAATACAGTTATTTTACTAACCTGCGCGTTGGTTAGGGGACAAGCAAGTAAAAATAATCTATTATTAGTCCAACCAAAAAATAAGACATGAAATTGCTAAAATTATGAAAAA
This Gammaproteobacteria bacterium DNA region includes the following protein-coding sequences:
- a CDS encoding hypothetical protein (Evidence 5 : Unknown function), translating into MSPISYQQIIDRLQNTGYAAFFHTVRNEMEMINKVGVINGAIGYLSDTNLRVG